In uncultured Desulfobacter sp., one DNA window encodes the following:
- a CDS encoding nucleoside deaminase: MLLDHEFFMEQALEQARNAFDQGQFPVGCVVVQDDRVIASGARVGTSGDLSFFSEIDHAEIRTLKALESSDAQFSPERAVLYCTMEPCLMCFAAILLAGIQTLVFAYEDVMGGGTGLDRRCLAPLYKDAQITIVSNVLRKKSLDLFYKFFNKDANLYWKASLLESYTLDQWRKLEENQRDHSGIK; this comes from the coding sequence GTGCTTTTGGATCACGAGTTTTTTATGGAGCAGGCCCTGGAACAAGCTCGTAACGCCTTTGATCAAGGGCAGTTCCCTGTTGGGTGTGTTGTTGTTCAAGATGATCGGGTGATTGCTTCTGGCGCTAGGGTGGGGACTTCGGGAGATTTGTCTTTTTTCAGTGAAATTGATCATGCAGAAATACGTACACTTAAGGCTCTTGAATCCTCAGATGCTCAGTTTAGCCCGGAGCGAGCTGTGTTGTATTGTACCATGGAACCATGTCTGATGTGCTTTGCTGCAATTCTGCTGGCCGGTATCCAGACTCTGGTGTTTGCCTATGAAGATGTGATGGGGGGGGGCACTGGTCTGGACAGACGGTGTCTTGCGCCCTTATATAAAGATGCCCAAATCACTATTGTCTCCAATGTATTGCGTAAAAAAAGCCTTGATCTTTTTTATAAATTCTTTAATAAAGATGCTAATTTATATTGGAAAGCCAGTCTTCTGGAGTCATATACGCTTGATCAATGGCGTAAGTTAGAAGAAAACCAGAGAGATCATTCAGGGATAAAATAA
- a CDS encoding deoxyguanosinetriphosphate triphosphohydrolase translates to MNTINEKIEQKPSIREIFQQREHNFLSRYGTPSTNAERRHPEVAPGNIRTPFQLDRDRIVYSNAFRRLKYKTQVFLSPLGDHYRTRLTHTLEVSETARNIARAMRLNEDLAEAVALGHDLGHTPFGHGGETALIEVHSPRFTHSDQSLRVVDVLENKGKGLNLTTQVRDGILKHSKGFGNIIPATPGETASTIEGRIVRVADIIAYLNHDLDDALRGKVISKDEVPDICIKRLGTTHSARASTMMEQLVYNSGPKNGEFILSMGEQTMEAMTILRKFLFERVYRSPAVHGEFVKAKKVIIGLYQYFMENPDEMQKELEKMEMAPWDSTKNKLKRSVCDVIASMTDRYALKLYSRLFFPNPLV, encoded by the coding sequence ATGAATACAATAAACGAAAAAATAGAACAAAAGCCCAGTATCCGGGAAATCTTCCAGCAACGGGAGCACAATTTTCTATCGAGATACGGCACCCCCAGCACCAACGCAGAGCGTCGGCACCCTGAAGTTGCCCCAGGCAATATTAGAACCCCCTTTCAGCTTGACAGGGACCGAATTGTATACTCCAATGCCTTCAGGCGGCTGAAATACAAAACCCAGGTTTTTCTGTCACCGTTAGGAGACCATTACCGAACCCGACTTACCCACACCCTGGAGGTTTCTGAAACTGCCAGAAATATTGCCCGGGCCATGCGCCTGAACGAAGACCTCGCTGAAGCGGTTGCCCTTGGACATGATTTAGGACATACACCCTTCGGACATGGTGGAGAAACGGCCCTAATTGAGGTACACTCTCCCCGCTTTACCCATTCCGACCAAAGCTTAAGAGTCGTGGATGTATTGGAAAATAAAGGGAAAGGCCTGAATCTCACCACCCAGGTCAGAGACGGCATTCTTAAGCACTCCAAGGGATTTGGCAACATCATTCCGGCAACACCTGGCGAAACAGCATCGACCATAGAAGGTCGAATCGTACGCGTGGCTGATATCATTGCCTACCTGAACCATGACCTTGATGATGCGCTACGCGGCAAAGTCATATCCAAAGATGAGGTGCCTGACATCTGCATCAAAAGGCTTGGCACCACTCACTCCGCCCGAGCATCCACAATGATGGAACAGTTGGTCTACAACAGCGGCCCCAAGAATGGGGAATTCATTCTAAGCATGGGAGAACAGACCATGGAAGCCATGACCATCCTAAGAAAATTCCTCTTTGAAAGAGTCTATCGGTCCCCGGCGGTTCATGGAGAATTTGTAAAGGCAAAAAAAGTAATTATCGGCCTCTACCAATATTTCATGGAAAATCCCGACGAGATGCAAAAAGAGTTGGAAAAAATGGAAATGGCCCCATGGGATTCGACAAAAAACAAACTAAAACGCTCGGTTTGTGATGTCATTGCCTCCATGACAGACCGATACGCACTTAAACTCTATTCCCGTCTGTTTTTTCCCAACCCACTGGTTTAA